In one window of Pseudomonas putida DNA:
- the hupB gene encoding nucleoid-associated protein HU-beta, giving the protein MNKSELIDAIAASADIPKAVAGRALDAVIDSVTGALKAGDDVVLVGFGTFSVKERAERTGRNPQTGKAIKIAAAKVPGFKAGKGLKDAVN; this is encoded by the coding sequence GTGAACAAGTCGGAACTGATTGACGCTATCGCCGCTTCTGCTGACATCCCGAAAGCTGTAGCCGGCCGCGCGCTGGACGCAGTAATTGACTCCGTAACCGGTGCCCTGAAAGCAGGCGACGACGTCGTTCTGGTTGGCTTTGGTACCTTCTCCGTCAAGGAGCGCGCTGAGCGCACCGGCCGTAACCCGCAAACCGGCAAGGCGATCAAGATCGCTGCCGCCAAGGTTCCAGGCTTCAAAGCTGGCAAAGGCCTGAAAGACGCCGTCAACTAA